The region CCGCCGGGGAAGGCTTGCCGCACGATGAAGCGAAGGCTGAGGTCTTGAAAGCCCTGCGCGCATGAAGGTCGTTTGGTCCAAGCGTGCGCGCAGACGCGTGACGGAGATCGCGCGATACATCGCACAGGACAGTCCTCAGGCTTCTGGGCGCTGGGTCGACGAGATATTCGAGACCGTTGAAGCGTTGGGGGACTTCCCTTCTCTGGGCAAGCCGGG is a window of Actinomycetota bacterium DNA encoding:
- a CDS encoding type II toxin-antitoxin system RelE/ParE family toxin, with amino-acid sequence MKVVWSKRARRRVTEIARYIAQDSPQASGRWVDEIFETVEALGDFPSLGKPGRDVATPGIRELVFGDFRVFYEVGTDVDVLTVRRASQLVDEDEFTSRD